The Chryseobacterium sp. G0186 genome includes the window GATGGAACTTCATCACAGCCTGTTTCCACAAAACATAATAAAGCATTTACCAATGCCTACAATATGATTAATGCTGAAGCGCTGAAGAAAAATCTGTATGTCATTGCCTCTGACGAAATGGAGGGGCGGGATACAGGTAGCCCGGGGCAAAAAAAAGCGGGAGAGTATATTGTAAACTATTATAAAAACCTTGGAGTTTTCTATCCTAAGGCATTAGGCTCTTATTACCAGAAGGTTCCGTCAGATTTTATGAAGAAAAGAGGAGGTGGCAATCTTCCCGATTCCGAAAATATTTTAGCTTTCATAGAAGGAAGCGAAAAACCTGAGGAAATTGTAGTAGTATCTGCCCATTATGACCACGTAGGTACAAAAAATGGCAAGGTATATAACGGTGCTGATGATGATGGAAGTGGTACTGTTGCCGTTATGGAGATGGCAAAGGCATTCAATGAAGCTAAAAAAGCAGGTAAAGGCCCTAAAAGATCCGTTCTTTTTCTTCATGTTACAGGAGAAGAGCATGGTTTATTTGGTTCAGAATACTACACGGATAATCCGGTTTTTCCTTTAGCCAATACGGTTGTTGACCTTAATATTGATATGATCGGGCGTGATGATCCTGCCAATAGAGGAAAGCAGTACGTCTACGTAATTGGATCAGACATGTTAAGCTCTCAGCTTAAAGTAATAAACGAGGCTGCTAACAAGAGAACCAATAATCTGGAGCTTAATTATAAGTATGATGACCTTAATGATCCTGAACAACTATACTACCGCTCAGACCACTATAATTTTGCCAAAAACAATGTTCCTGTCGCGTTTTTCTTTGACGG containing:
- a CDS encoding M28 family metallopeptidase, with translation MRKLLIPLFSMAVMTSCGTAQVSDGTSSQPVSTKHNKAFTNAYNMINAEALKKNLYVIASDEMEGRDTGSPGQKKAGEYIVNYYKNLGVFYPKALGSYYQKVPSDFMKKRGGGNLPDSENILAFIEGSEKPEEIVVVSAHYDHVGTKNGKVYNGADDDGSGTVAVMEMAKAFNEAKKAGKGPKRSVLFLHVTGEEHGLFGSEYYTDNPVFPLANTVVDLNIDMIGRDDPANRGKQYVYVIGSDMLSSQLKVINEAANKRTNNLELNYKYDDLNDPEQLYYRSDHYNFAKNNVPVAFFFDGIHEDYHKPTDDPEKIDYKLLEKRTQLIFTTAWDIANREERIVVDRK